In Polynucleobacter sp. es-EL-1, the following are encoded in one genomic region:
- the secA gene encoding preprotein translocase subunit SecA, which produces MVIGLLKTLVGSRNDRLLKQYRKVVAKVGAFEPSLQALDDAALQAKTAEFKSRLAAGESLDDIAPEAFAVVREASSRVMKMRHFDAQIMGGLALHQGKIAEMGTGEGKTLTATLPVYLNALTGKGVHVVTVNDYLAQRDAEWMSTLYNFLGMKVGVNLSQMDHTTKQEAYAADITYGTNNEFGFDYLRDNMVQDVGQRVQRGLAYAIVDEVDSILIDEARTPLIISGQAEDHTDLYLKLNALPSYLERQIGEEKADGTGVEKPGDYWVDEKTQQVYLTELGHDKAEAALVQLGALNDGASLYAPQNITLMHHVYAALRAHALYHRDQHYVVQNKEVIIVDEFTGRLMQGRRWSDGLHQAVEAKEGVPIQNENQTLATITFQNYFRMYGKLAGMTGTADTEAYEFKEIYNLETVVIPPNRISQRKDRQDQIYKTSRERYDAVIKDIEDCYERGQPVLVGTTSIENSELIADLLDKRKLPHQVLNAKQHAREAEIIAQAGRPKMITIATNMAGRGTDIVLGGNVGKQSTLIEADANLSAAEKASKIKTLQDEWQSLHDQVISAGGLHIIGTERHESRRIDNQLRGRAGRQGDHGSSRFYLSLDDALLRIFAGDRLRAVMDRLKMPDGEPIEAGMVTRSIESAQRKVEGRNFDIRKQLLEYDDVANDQRKETYRLRNEVLESGDVGDLVANLREDVLRGICALYVPQESMEEQWDLLGLENVLASDWGLTVDLKNWVENAESIEDGQIVDRVLEAAQEVYDAKVELAGRPSFAGFERSVLLYSLDTHWREHLAALDHLRQGIHLRGYAQKDPKQEYRREAFELYGELLNVIKNDVVKNIMTVQIRSASELDEASESMNEDLAKLSDVQYQHADAESEFAEHAPDQENEIKVVAAPIRSGPKVGRNDPCTCGSGKKYKNCCGALA; this is translated from the coding sequence ATGGTAATCGGTCTTCTCAAAACCCTGGTCGGCAGTCGAAACGACCGCCTCTTAAAACAGTATCGCAAAGTAGTTGCTAAGGTAGGCGCTTTTGAGCCCAGCTTGCAAGCTTTGGATGATGCTGCACTCCAAGCAAAAACGGCTGAGTTCAAGTCACGCTTAGCTGCGGGCGAATCCCTCGACGATATTGCGCCAGAAGCTTTTGCAGTAGTTCGTGAGGCAAGTTCACGGGTAATGAAGATGCGTCACTTTGATGCGCAGATCATGGGTGGTCTGGCATTGCATCAAGGTAAGATTGCTGAAATGGGAACCGGGGAAGGTAAAACCTTAACGGCGACCTTACCGGTTTACCTGAATGCCTTGACAGGCAAAGGTGTCCATGTTGTTACAGTAAATGATTATTTGGCTCAGCGTGATGCTGAGTGGATGTCTACTCTCTATAACTTCTTAGGTATGAAGGTTGGGGTCAATCTCTCGCAGATGGATCATACGACTAAGCAAGAGGCATACGCTGCTGATATCACTTACGGAACCAATAACGAGTTTGGTTTTGATTATCTACGCGATAACATGGTTCAAGACGTTGGTCAGCGTGTACAGCGTGGCTTAGCCTATGCCATCGTTGACGAAGTCGATTCTATTTTGATTGACGAAGCACGCACGCCTTTAATTATTTCCGGCCAAGCAGAAGACCACACTGATCTGTATTTAAAGCTTAATGCCTTACCTTCGTATTTAGAGCGACAAATTGGCGAGGAAAAAGCCGATGGCACTGGGGTTGAAAAACCAGGCGACTACTGGGTCGATGAAAAGACCCAACAGGTTTACCTCACTGAATTGGGTCACGATAAAGCTGAAGCTGCTTTAGTGCAATTAGGCGCTTTAAATGATGGCGCCTCCTTATACGCCCCGCAAAATATTACTCTGATGCACCATGTCTATGCTGCCTTGCGTGCGCATGCTTTGTATCATCGGGATCAGCATTACGTTGTGCAAAATAAAGAAGTCATCATTGTTGATGAATTTACTGGCCGCCTAATGCAAGGGCGTCGTTGGTCAGATGGCCTGCATCAAGCAGTCGAGGCTAAAGAAGGTGTACCGATTCAGAATGAGAATCAAACGCTAGCAACCATTACTTTCCAGAACTACTTCCGTATGTACGGCAAGTTAGCTGGTATGACGGGCACTGCAGATACCGAAGCGTATGAGTTCAAGGAGATTTATAACCTTGAGACAGTAGTGATTCCGCCAAACCGAATCAGCCAGAGAAAAGATCGTCAAGATCAAATCTATAAGACCTCTCGTGAACGTTACGACGCGGTAATTAAAGATATTGAAGATTGTTATGAGCGCGGCCAACCTGTATTGGTTGGCACTACCTCCATTGAAAACTCAGAATTAATTGCAGACTTACTAGATAAGCGTAAGCTTCCACACCAAGTCTTAAATGCCAAACAGCATGCTCGTGAAGCAGAGATCATTGCTCAGGCAGGGCGACCAAAGATGATCACGATTGCTACCAACATGGCTGGTCGTGGAACTGACATTGTGTTGGGTGGCAATGTTGGCAAGCAGTCAACCTTGATTGAGGCAGATGCAAACTTATCTGCTGCAGAAAAAGCTTCAAAGATTAAAACCTTGCAAGATGAATGGCAAAGTTTGCATGATCAAGTGATCTCGGCAGGTGGTTTACACATTATTGGCACCGAGCGTCACGAAAGTCGTCGTATTGATAACCAGTTGCGTGGTCGTGCGGGTCGCCAAGGAGATCATGGATCTTCACGTTTTTATCTTTCCTTAGACGATGCGCTGCTCCGTATTTTTGCAGGTGATCGTTTGCGTGCTGTCATGGATCGTCTCAAGATGCCTGATGGCGAGCCCATTGAAGCTGGCATGGTGACACGTTCGATTGAGTCTGCCCAGCGCAAGGTAGAGGGCCGCAACTTTGATATTCGTAAACAGCTATTAGAGTATGACGATGTTGCAAATGATCAACGCAAAGAAACTTATCGCTTAAGAAACGAAGTTCTTGAGAGTGGCGATGTTGGTGATTTGGTAGCCAATTTGCGTGAAGACGTCTTGAGAGGTATTTGTGCGCTATACGTACCCCAGGAGTCCATGGAAGAGCAGTGGGATTTGTTGGGGTTAGAGAATGTTTTAGCCAGTGACTGGGGTCTTACAGTTGATCTCAAGAATTGGGTAGAAAATGCTGAGTCAATTGAAGATGGGCAGATCGTAGATCGTGTTTTGGAGGCTGCTCAGGAGGTTTACGATGCAAAGGTTGAGCTCGCTGGCAGACCTTCTTTTGCCGGTTTTGAGCGCTCAGTATTGCTGTATAGCTTGGATACGCATTGGCGTGAGCATTTAGCTGCCTTAGATCATTTGCGTCAAGGTATCCACTTGCGGGGTTATGCGCAAAAAGATCCAAAGCAAGAATATCGCCGTGAGGCATTTGAGTTGTACGGTGAGTTGCTCAATGTCATCAAAAATGATGTTGTGAAAAATATCATGACAGTGCAGATTCGGAGTGCAAGTGAATTGGATGAAGCTTCTGAATCCATGAATGAAGATCTTGCAAAGCTTTCGGACGTCCAGTATCAACATGCTGATGCCGAGAGTGAGTTTGCTGAGCACGCCCCTGATCAAGAAAACGAAATCAAAGTAGTGGCAGCCCCGATTCGATCAGGTCCCAAAGTAGGTCGCAATGACCCATGTACCTGCGGTAGCGGCAAAAAGTACAAGAACTGCTGCGGTGCACTTGCTTAA
- the lpxC gene encoding UDP-3-O-acyl-N-acetylglucosamine deacetylase, translating to MMKQRTIATPIKTVGIGLHSGRKVTLSIKPAPVNSGVLFVRMDMPEQAIVPATALAVCDTRLASVIQKDGVRVSTVEHLLSACAGLGLDNLLIELDGEEVPIMDGSAASFLFLMESAGIAEQDAPRQFLVIKKPIEVKDGDKLARLEPFFGFKLDFTIDFKHPAVDKTGQRFIVDFAEHAYRSEIGRARTFGFAHEVEALREMGLARGGSLDNAIVLDEHRILNNEELRYEDEFVRHKILDAIGDLYLVGHPIIGAYVAEKSGHALNNALLRKLLEDPSAYEITGYPENKAPAAYSKESQPLFF from the coding sequence ATGATGAAGCAACGCACAATCGCTACTCCGATTAAAACCGTGGGGATTGGCTTGCATTCAGGGCGTAAGGTGACTTTGTCTATTAAGCCTGCGCCAGTCAATTCAGGGGTTTTATTTGTACGTATGGATATGCCGGAGCAAGCAATTGTTCCGGCTACCGCTTTAGCGGTCTGCGATACACGTCTTGCATCAGTGATTCAGAAAGATGGAGTTCGGGTTTCTACAGTTGAGCATTTGCTATCAGCTTGTGCTGGCTTGGGACTGGATAACCTATTGATTGAATTAGATGGTGAAGAAGTGCCCATCATGGATGGTAGTGCTGCTTCATTTTTATTCTTGATGGAATCGGCTGGTATTGCGGAGCAGGATGCACCAAGACAGTTTTTGGTAATAAAAAAACCAATCGAAGTAAAAGACGGCGATAAGCTAGCACGCCTCGAACCTTTCTTTGGATTTAAGCTGGATTTCACTATCGACTTTAAGCATCCTGCAGTGGATAAGACAGGACAGCGTTTTATTGTTGATTTTGCTGAGCATGCCTATCGTAGTGAAATTGGACGCGCTCGTACTTTCGGCTTTGCCCATGAAGTAGAAGCATTACGAGAAATGGGCTTGGCGCGCGGGGGAAGTTTAGATAACGCGATCGTGCTTGATGAGCATCGCATTCTGAATAATGAAGAATTGCGGTATGAAGATGAGTTTGTAAGACACAAAATTTTGGATGCTATTGGTGACCTATATTTGGTTGGTCATCCCATCATTGGCGCCTATGTTGCTGAAAAATCGGGGCACGCTTTGAATAATGCTTTATTGCGTAAATTGCTTGAAGATCCTTCAGCCTATGAAATTACCGGTTATCCCGAGAATAAGGCGCCAGCCGCATACTCTAAAGAGAGTCAGCCACTGTTTTTCTAG
- a CDS encoding peroxiredoxin, with protein sequence MIAVGQKLPNATLYEFLDEATEGCSVGPNAFEVEKLVAGKKIVIFALPGAFTPTCSAKHVPGYVEHYDALKAKGVDEIWCISVNDPFVMGAWGRDLKVGKKVRMFGDGSAEFTKKLGMEFDLTARGLGVRSQRYAMIVEDGTVKTLDLEAPGKFEVSDAASTLNKL encoded by the coding sequence ATGATTGCCGTCGGACAAAAATTACCAAATGCCACTTTGTATGAGTTTTTAGATGAAGCCACCGAGGGTTGTTCTGTTGGCCCCAATGCATTTGAAGTAGAAAAACTCGTTGCTGGTAAGAAAATCGTGATCTTTGCTTTGCCTGGTGCATTTACACCAACCTGTTCCGCTAAGCATGTTCCTGGATATGTTGAGCACTATGATGCTCTGAAAGCAAAAGGTGTTGACGAGATTTGGTGTATCTCTGTTAATGATCCATTCGTAATGGGTGCATGGGGTCGCGACCTGAAGGTTGGAAAAAAAGTTCGCATGTTTGGTGACGGTAGTGCAGAATTTACGAAGAAATTAGGCATGGAGTTCGATCTCACTGCGCGCGGTCTCGGTGTTCGTTCACAACGTTATGCCATGATTGTTGAAGATGGCACAGTAAAAACCTTGGATCTTGAAGCGCCAGGTAAGTTTGAGGTTAGCGATGCCGCTTCTACATTAAATAAGCTGTAA
- the ftsA gene encoding cell division protein FtsA, whose translation MSKDNRDLLVGLDIGTSKVVALVAELAPDGQFNVVGVGQTASKGLKKGVVVNIEATVQSIQKALEEAEVMADRQIAQVFTGIAGNHIVSFNSSGMVAIRDKEVSAGDVERVLETAKAINIPTDQQILHILVQEFIIDGQEDVREPIGMSGLRLEVKVHIVTGAVSAAQNIVKCVRRCGLEVNDLILQPLASSLAVLTEDEKELGVVLVDIGGGTTDIAIYCQGSIRHTAVIPIAGDQITNDIAMALRTPTIDAEDLKIQYGIARQDMADPAAMIDVPGVGDRDPRPMSKQALAAVIEPRVEELFTLVRGVVRDSGYEDMVSSGIVLTGGTSLMPGMVELAEQVFLRPARIGTPEYRGHLHEVLRSPRFATSIGLLMEGQAQLLRGRRVSQSGALQSVISRMKEWFAGNF comes from the coding sequence ATGAGTAAGGACAATCGCGATTTATTGGTGGGTTTAGATATTGGGACCTCCAAGGTCGTTGCCTTGGTTGCTGAATTAGCACCTGATGGCCAATTTAATGTTGTTGGCGTAGGTCAAACCGCATCGAAGGGCCTCAAAAAAGGCGTTGTCGTCAACATTGAGGCAACGGTTCAGTCCATTCAGAAAGCATTAGAAGAGGCCGAGGTAATGGCTGATCGCCAAATTGCCCAAGTCTTTACTGGAATTGCTGGTAACCATATCGTGAGTTTTAACTCTAGCGGTATGGTAGCTATTCGGGATAAAGAGGTCAGCGCTGGTGATGTAGAGCGTGTTTTAGAGACCGCGAAAGCGATCAATATTCCAACTGATCAACAAATTCTTCATATTCTTGTTCAGGAATTCATTATCGATGGACAGGAAGATGTCCGCGAGCCTATCGGTATGAGTGGGCTTCGTTTAGAAGTCAAAGTACATATCGTTACTGGAGCGGTTAGTGCCGCCCAAAATATTGTCAAATGCGTTCGTCGCTGTGGCTTGGAAGTGAATGATCTGATATTGCAACCACTCGCATCGAGTTTGGCCGTCCTCACTGAAGATGAAAAAGAGTTGGGTGTTGTCTTGGTGGATATCGGTGGCGGCACAACGGATATTGCCATTTACTGTCAAGGCTCCATTCGTCATACAGCGGTTATTCCAATTGCCGGCGATCAAATTACCAATGACATTGCAATGGCCTTGCGTACCCCAACAATTGATGCAGAAGATCTCAAGATTCAATACGGGATAGCTCGCCAAGATATGGCTGATCCTGCAGCCATGATTGATGTGCCAGGCGTTGGAGATCGTGACCCTCGCCCAATGTCAAAGCAAGCATTAGCTGCAGTAATTGAACCGCGGGTTGAAGAGCTATTTACTTTAGTGCGAGGTGTGGTGCGAGATTCAGGTTACGAAGATATGGTGTCTTCAGGAATCGTACTGACTGGTGGCACCTCATTAATGCCAGGAATGGTTGAGTTGGCAGAGCAAGTATTTTTGCGCCCAGCACGTATTGGTACTCCTGAGTATCGAGGTCACTTACATGAAGTGTTGCGCAGTCCACGTTTTGCAACCAGCATTGGATTGCTAATGGAGGGCCAGGCTCAATTATTGCGTGGTCGTCGTGTATCTCAGTCAGGCGCGCTGCAAAGTGTTATCTCGCGCATGAAGGAATGGTTTGCAGGAAATTTTTAA
- the murC gene encoding UDP-N-acetylmuramate--L-alanine ligase, with protein sequence MKHIVQQIHFVGIGGAGMSGIAEVLLNLGYQVSGSDLSESATTKRLSELGAIIHIGHDPKNIGTAEAVVISTAVAGNNPEVLAARAAKVPIIQRAVMLGELMRLKQGIAIAGTHGKTTTTSLVASVLAEGGLDPTFVIGGKLNSAGANARLGQGDFIVVEADESDASFLQLFPAMEVVTNIDADHMDTYQHDMARLKQAFVQFIQRMPFYGVAVLCVDDANVRDIIPFVSQPVLRYGLSDDADIRASNIRAQGTRMHFRVDRRTVRRHGNKPGPLEVQLNLPGLHNVRNALAAIGIATELGVGDDAIVKALSEFGGVGRRFQRYGDIPLAGGGSFTLIDDYGHHPVEMAATLAAARGAYPERRLVLAFQPHRFTRTRDCFGEFVQVLKNFDALVLTEVYPAGEAKIPGANGQSLMKAALTADKDTKALLDGTAVAFAPTVADMPEKLNTLLRDGDVLITMGAGSISGLPQVLAGAKNV encoded by the coding sequence ATGAAGCATATTGTTCAGCAAATTCACTTTGTAGGTATCGGCGGGGCTGGTATGAGTGGTATTGCCGAGGTACTTTTGAACTTGGGTTATCAAGTCTCTGGATCTGACTTATCTGAGAGCGCCACTACGAAACGTTTGAGTGAGTTAGGTGCCATCATTCATATTGGACATGACCCCAAAAATATTGGTACTGCTGAAGCGGTGGTGATTTCGACGGCAGTGGCTGGAAATAATCCAGAGGTTTTGGCTGCTCGCGCTGCAAAAGTGCCTATTATTCAGCGTGCTGTCATGCTTGGCGAGCTAATGCGCTTAAAGCAGGGCATTGCGATTGCTGGCACACATGGAAAAACAACGACTACGAGCCTGGTTGCCTCTGTATTGGCTGAGGGTGGTCTAGATCCTACGTTTGTCATTGGCGGAAAGCTAAATTCTGCTGGTGCAAATGCGCGCTTAGGCCAGGGTGATTTCATCGTGGTAGAGGCAGACGAGTCTGACGCCTCTTTCTTGCAGTTATTTCCGGCAATGGAAGTAGTGACCAATATTGATGCTGATCATATGGATACATATCAGCATGACATGGCGAGATTGAAGCAGGCTTTTGTTCAGTTTATACAGCGCATGCCTTTCTATGGTGTAGCCGTACTCTGCGTGGACGATGCGAATGTACGAGACATCATCCCCTTTGTTTCGCAACCAGTGCTGCGTTATGGCTTATCAGATGATGCCGATATTCGTGCGAGTAATATTCGTGCGCAAGGCACTCGTATGCATTTCCGTGTAGATCGCAGAACGGTTCGAAGGCACGGTAATAAGCCAGGCCCACTGGAAGTGCAATTGAATTTACCAGGTTTGCATAACGTACGAAATGCATTAGCAGCTATCGGCATTGCAACAGAATTAGGTGTTGGCGATGATGCGATTGTGAAAGCCTTATCTGAATTTGGTGGAGTGGGACGTCGCTTTCAAAGATATGGTGATATTCCATTGGCTGGTGGCGGCAGTTTTACATTGATCGATGATTATGGTCATCATCCAGTAGAGATGGCTGCTACCTTAGCTGCTGCCCGCGGAGCTTATCCTGAGCGTCGATTAGTTCTGGCATTTCAACCACATCGATTTACGCGTACTCGAGATTGTTTTGGTGAGTTTGTTCAGGTACTCAAGAATTTCGATGCTCTAGTCTTAACCGAGGTTTATCCAGCCGGCGAAGCCAAAATTCCAGGTGCTAATGGACAAAGTCTCATGAAAGCAGCCCTAACAGCGGATAAGGATACTAAGGCCTTATTAGATGGTACCGCAGTAGCGTTTGCTCCTACGGTAGCGGACATGCCTGAGAAGTTAAACACTCTACTGCGTGACGGTGATGTCTTAATCACGATGGGAGCTGGATCAATTTCTGGGTTGCCGCAGGTATTAGCGGGGGCAAAAAATGTCTAA
- a CDS encoding D-alanine--D-alanine ligase, with product MSNQIERILPWGERVKQDLAKLDVKSLGKVGVLLGGRSGEREISLMSGGGVLEALLSKGVDAYAFDPGLRCPTELAKEKFDRVFISLHGRYGEDGTIQGLLELLGLPYTGSGVLASALAIDKIATKRIWISSGLSTPEFEELKADSDWNAVVRKLGLPLIVKPAHEGSSLGLTKVKSVDELPAAYQLAAAMDKAVIAETCIIGDELTCPLVGFGKDAEALPVIKIIPPQANYDFHNKYFSDETKYLCPTGLAPEVNLAVQELALAAYRALGCKTWGRADVMLDQQTGKPYLLEMNTSPGMTSHSLVPMAAKAAGVDYAELVLWVISKTLHHQGAAQA from the coding sequence ATGTCTAATCAAATTGAGAGAATCTTGCCTTGGGGTGAGCGGGTCAAACAAGACCTTGCCAAGCTTGATGTCAAATCTTTGGGTAAGGTAGGCGTATTGCTAGGTGGGCGTTCAGGTGAGCGCGAGATTTCACTAATGTCAGGTGGTGGGGTTTTAGAGGCGCTCCTCTCCAAGGGGGTTGATGCGTATGCATTTGATCCTGGTCTACGTTGCCCAACAGAGCTTGCCAAAGAAAAATTTGATCGTGTCTTTATTTCTTTGCATGGCCGCTATGGAGAAGACGGCACTATTCAAGGATTGCTGGAGTTATTGGGTTTGCCATATACCGGAAGTGGAGTGTTGGCATCAGCGTTAGCGATCGACAAGATAGCTACAAAACGTATTTGGATTAGCAGTGGTTTATCCACCCCTGAGTTTGAAGAGCTTAAGGCCGATAGTGACTGGAATGCAGTAGTACGTAAGTTAGGTTTACCATTAATTGTGAAGCCTGCCCACGAAGGATCGTCGCTAGGACTAACAAAAGTGAAGTCAGTGGATGAGTTACCTGCCGCTTATCAACTCGCAGCCGCAATGGATAAAGCAGTGATTGCAGAAACTTGCATTATTGGTGATGAGTTAACTTGTCCTTTGGTGGGCTTTGGCAAAGATGCAGAAGCATTGCCAGTAATTAAAATTATTCCGCCCCAAGCCAACTATGACTTTCATAATAAATATTTCTCAGATGAGACGAAATATTTGTGCCCAACTGGCTTGGCTCCAGAGGTTAATTTAGCTGTCCAGGAATTGGCTTTAGCAGCATATCGTGCCCTTGGTTGCAAGACCTGGGGTCGCGCTGATGTGATGCTAGATCAACAGACTGGTAAGCCTTATCTATTGGAGATGAACACATCTCCAGGAATGACATCACACTCATTAGTTCCGATGGCTGCTAAAGCGGCGGGCGTGGATTATGCCGAATTGGTTTTATGGGTGATTAGTAAAACATTGCATCATCAAGGAGCTGCTCAGGCATGA
- the ftsZ gene encoding cell division protein FtsZ, with protein sequence MEFEMLDQETAGKTIIKVVGVGGAGGNAVQHMIRRGVNGVEFICMNTDAGALQRSEASVNLQLGSSGLGAGAKPEIGAASAEEARARIADTLQGAHMVFITAGMGGGTGTGAAPIVAQVAKEMGILTVGVISKPFDFEGVKRLKVAENGAAELESYVDSLIVVLNEKLFEVMGEDAEFDKAFACADDVLHNAVSGIAEIINVQGLINVDFEDVKTVMGEQGKAMMGTATVSGMDRARLAAEAAVASPLLEGVDLSGARGVLVNITASRSLKLSETREVMAAIRGYAADDATVIFGTVYDESLGDALRVTVVATGLNNPQARQSHQPEVVWRQATGTHDAMPTMADLNSFAPASASAAMSKVGLDSALSASAGLAQTGSGSVPSMASQAAAGSVDYSQYDLPRVFRSSREATPAPTLGADSSPQAKTMLDKGADYYEIPAFLRKQAD encoded by the coding sequence ATGGAATTTGAAATGTTAGATCAAGAAACAGCCGGGAAAACCATTATTAAAGTGGTTGGGGTTGGTGGAGCAGGCGGTAATGCTGTTCAGCATATGATTCGTCGCGGTGTAAACGGCGTAGAGTTTATTTGCATGAACACCGATGCAGGCGCATTACAGCGTTCTGAAGCATCTGTGAATTTGCAACTAGGCTCTAGCGGATTAGGTGCTGGCGCAAAACCTGAAATTGGCGCAGCTTCTGCTGAAGAGGCGCGCGCACGTATTGCAGATACATTGCAAGGTGCGCATATGGTATTTATCACAGCCGGTATGGGTGGTGGTACGGGTACTGGTGCAGCTCCAATCGTTGCGCAAGTAGCCAAAGAGATGGGCATCTTGACTGTTGGAGTCATTAGCAAACCATTTGATTTTGAGGGTGTGAAGCGTCTAAAGGTCGCTGAAAATGGCGCTGCTGAGCTAGAGTCTTATGTGGATTCATTGATCGTGGTTCTCAATGAGAAACTCTTTGAAGTGATGGGCGAGGATGCAGAGTTTGATAAGGCATTCGCATGCGCCGATGATGTATTGCATAACGCTGTTTCGGGTATTGCAGAAATTATCAACGTTCAGGGTTTGATCAACGTCGACTTTGAAGACGTGAAGACTGTAATGGGTGAGCAAGGCAAAGCGATGATGGGAACAGCGACTGTTTCCGGAATGGATCGCGCTCGCTTAGCTGCTGAAGCTGCTGTTGCTTCACCACTATTGGAAGGCGTAGATCTTTCAGGCGCGCGCGGTGTATTGGTCAATATCACTGCTAGCCGTTCATTGAAATTATCTGAAACTCGCGAAGTAATGGCTGCAATTCGTGGTTATGCTGCTGATGATGCTACCGTGATTTTTGGTACCGTCTATGACGAGAGTTTGGGTGATGCATTGCGCGTAACAGTGGTCGCTACAGGTTTGAATAATCCACAGGCTCGTCAAAGTCATCAACCTGAAGTGGTATGGAGACAAGCTACTGGTACGCATGATGCGATGCCAACCATGGCTGATCTCAATAGTTTTGCACCAGCAAGCGCTTCTGCTGCGATGAGTAAGGTCGGTTTAGATTCAGCATTGAGCGCCAGTGCAGGTTTAGCGCAGACAGGGTCCGGTAGCGTACCTTCAATGGCTTCCCAGGCAGCTGCTGGCAGTGTTGATTACAGCCAATATGATTTGCCACGAGTATTTCGTAGTTCTCGCGAGGCTACACCAGCTCCTACTTTAGGTGCCGATAGTTCTCCTCAGGCAAAAACCATGTTGGATAAAGGGGCGGATTATTACGAAATTCCCGCTTTTTTACGTAAGCAAGCAGACTAA
- a CDS encoding 4Fe-4S dicluster domain-containing protein — translation MQKSLHINADKCTGCLQCEMACSYENYGTFNPSLSRIKVFDFHATGKKVPYTCTQCSDAWCLQACPVDAITVDLLTGAKVVSADTCVGCKVCTISCPFGTINYVQETGKVQKCDLCGGDPACATACPTEAITYVDSNWTGLDKMREWADKLGNQVGA, via the coding sequence ATGCAAAAGTCCCTGCACATTAATGCAGATAAATGCACAGGCTGTCTTCAATGTGAGATGGCCTGTAGTTATGAAAACTACGGTACTTTTAATCCATCACTATCCCGGATAAAGGTGTTTGACTTTCATGCCACCGGGAAGAAGGTTCCCTACACCTGCACTCAATGTAGTGATGCTTGGTGTCTCCAGGCTTGTCCAGTAGACGCCATCACAGTAGATCTCCTGACTGGGGCAAAAGTAGTTTCAGCTGATACCTGTGTAGGCTGCAAGGTCTGTACGATTTCCTGTCCTTTTGGGACTATCAATTACGTTCAGGAGACGGGCAAAGTTCAGAAGTGCGATCTTTGCGGTGGTGACCCTGCCTGTGCAACAGCCTGTCCTACTGAGGCCATTACCTATGTTGACTCCAATTGGACTGGTTTAGACAAGATGCGTGAATGGGCCGATAAGCTTGGCAATCAAGTTGGCGCTTAA
- a CDS encoding cell division protein FtsQ/DivIB produces the protein MNRVSNFLSGFGEVFASLASPVWNHPERMKKLTRFLMRLFALMLLVGILVWLSQRPVFALRQIVIEPVAGETLKHINKPIVKQQVIETVKGNFFSVRLEDVKRGFESMPWVRHANVRRVWPNELVVNIEEQKPFGVWGGVDSHRLMNTHGEIFAGRISEVGDGIQLIDFHGPEDSSKEVMRLYEKANAWFKPWDAEVKSLTLSDRYAWNVKLSNGMKVEFGRDEENSDKTLTEDRVARLFKYWPQVQEKWANRVDAIDLRYANGFAVHLASASPRKNEVDAKKSERKQ, from the coding sequence ATGAATCGGGTGAGCAATTTCCTCTCTGGATTTGGTGAAGTTTTTGCTTCGCTGGCTTCCCCTGTTTGGAATCATCCTGAGCGCATGAAAAAGCTCACACGTTTTTTAATGCGTTTATTTGCCCTGATGCTTTTGGTAGGCATTTTAGTTTGGTTGAGCCAGAGACCAGTCTTTGCCTTACGACAAATTGTGATTGAACCTGTTGCTGGTGAAACTCTAAAGCATATTAATAAACCAATCGTGAAGCAGCAGGTCATTGAAACGGTTAAAGGAAACTTTTTTAGCGTCCGCTTAGAAGATGTTAAGCGTGGCTTTGAGTCAATGCCTTGGGTGCGACATGCCAATGTCCGTAGAGTTTGGCCTAATGAATTAGTTGTCAATATCGAAGAGCAAAAACCATTTGGAGTATGGGGTGGGGTAGATAGCCATCGTTTAATGAATACTCATGGCGAAATTTTTGCTGGCCGCATCTCAGAAGTTGGTGATGGCATTCAACTGATTGATTTTCATGGTCCAGAGGATTCCAGCAAAGAAGTGATGCGACTTTATGAAAAAGCAAATGCCTGGTTTAAGCCATGGGATGCAGAGGTAAAAAGTTTGACCCTATCTGATCGATACGCATGGAATGTCAAGCTTTCCAATGGAATGAAAGTGGAGTTTGGTCGCGATGAAGAAAATTCGGACAAAACCTTAACCGAAGATCGTGTAGCTCGCCTCTTTAAATACTGGCCACAGGTCCAAGAGAAGTGGGCTAATCGCGTGGATGCGATTGATTTGCGCTATGCCAATGGTTTTGCAGTCCATCTCGCTTCTGCGAGTCCAAGAAAGAATGAAGTTGATGCTAAAAAAAGTGAGCGGAAGCAATGA